The following coding sequences are from one Saccopteryx bilineata isolate mSacBil1 chromosome 3, mSacBil1_pri_phased_curated, whole genome shotgun sequence window:
- the ORC1 gene encoding origin recognition complex subunit 1 isoform X1 → MAHYFTRLKTRQTYSWVGSPVLDQKLHYRNYKEMSVTSRGCSTKIHIQVGQFVLIEGDDDENPYVAKLIELFEDDSESPFSKRARVQWLIRFCEIPVGKQHLLGRKPDTQEIFWYDCPVCDSNIDAEAIISPVQVVSLAPDEVLPMDLKNEKTLFVKLSWNEKNFRPLTPELFAELDKLQEGSFRCQKPVEAKTHGTESPSWTTTEHVLKRIESRHSTSKSHQIPTHHVTPRARKKLELGSFPVIPDPGTSQQTSSLGSPRRPKWKVAPEITSPSKRSQREALQTSSRALKAPEKTGESQCSYANENKKPSRGCHMNLRAQVAALKTTELSEERRLSPVSGGERSSVVPCVVLKPERIRKRKAETPEAQDEAPSIPHRTRRKSFLLTLNRIKQQLRFLGNSKNDEDEEFLSETEISDSNTVEEEALTPPLPRRTCSYVSRNLHSSTKSSLETLSKTPKKTPKPKMPRNATPQICRRNVAAQGPATVLEEARLSLHVSAVPDSLPCREKEFQDIYNFVESKLLDHTGGCMYISGVPGTGKTATVHEVIHYLQRAAQAKALPPFQYIEVNGMKLTEPHQVYVQILQKMTGQKATANHAVEVLAKRFCTQGSSQETTVLLVDELDLLWTQKQDVMYNLFDWPTHKEARLVVLAIANTMDLPERIMMNRVSSRLGLTRMSFQPYTYRQLQQILVSRLQHLKAFEDDAIQLVARKVAALSGDARRCLDICRRATEICELSCQKPGSPGVVTVAHLLEAVDEMFSSSYITAIKNSSVMEKSFLRAILAEFHRSGLEEATFQQVYRQHVELCRMEGLPYPTMSETMAVCSHLGSCRLLLVEPSRNDMLLRLRLNVSQGDVLYALKDE, encoded by the exons ATGGCACATTACTTCACAAGGCTGAAGACCAGACAAACTTACTCATGGGTTGGAAGCCCGGTGTTGGATCAAAAACTACACTACCGAAACTACAA AGAAATGAGTGTGACATCAAGAGGTTGTTCGACTAAGATTCACATCCAAGTGGGACAGTTCGTGTTGATTGAAGGGGATGATGATGAAAATCCGTATGTTGCTAAATTGATTGAGCTGTTTGAAGATG ATTCTGAATCTCCTTTCAGTAAGCGTGCTCGAGTACAGTGGCTTATCCGATTCTGTGAAATCCCTGTTGGTAAACAGCATTTGCTGGGTCGGAAGCCTGATACACAGGAGATATTCTGGTATGACTGCCCTGTCTGTGACAGCAACATTGATGCTGAGGCCATCATCAGCCCTGTGCAG GTAGTATCTTTAGCCCCTGATGAAGTATTACCTATGGAtctgaaaaatgagaagacaCTCTTTGTAAAACTGTCTTGGAATGAAAAGAACTTCAGACCATTAACCCCAGAGCTGTTTGCGGAGTTGGATAAGCTGCAAGAAGGCAGTTTTAGATGCCAGAAGCCCGTTGAAGCCAAAACTCATGGCACAGAAAGCCCTTCTTGGACCACAACAGAGCATGTGCTCAAAAGGATTGAATCAAGGCACTCCACCTCCAAATCCCATCAAATTCCTACCCATCATGTTACCCCAAGGGCAAGGAAGAAGCTAGAGCTTGGCA GTTTCCCTGTGATACCTGACCCTGGGACTTCCCAGCAGACTTCATCTTTGGGTTCTCCCAGAAGACCTAAATGGAAAGTGGCCCCTGAGATCACCTCACCTTCTAAGAGGTCTCAGCGCGAGGCACTTCAGACCTCATCTCGAGCTCTGAAAGCCCCAGAGAAAACTGGGGAGAGTCAATGCTCTTATGCTAATGAGAACAAGAAGCCTTCACGTGGATGTCACATGAATCTGAGAGCCCAAGTTGCAGCTTTGAAAACCACAGAGTTAAGTGAGGAAAGAAGACTTAGCCCCGTCAGTGGGGGAGAGAGGTCCTCGGTGGTGCCCTGTGTGGTTCTGAAACCAGAAAGGATCAGAAAGAG GAAGGCAGAAACCCCAGAAGCTCAGGACGAAGCTCCCTCTATTCCCCATCGTACCCGCAGAAAGAGTTTTCTCTTGACTTTGAATCGGATCAAGCAGCAGCTTCG GTTTTTAGGTAATAGTAAAAATGACGAAGATGAAGAGTTTCTGTCGGAAACAGAGATTTCAGACTCAAACACTGTGGAGGAAGAGGCTTTGACACCACCCCTTCCAAGGAGAACATGCAGTTATGTGTCCAGAAATCTACACTCTTCCACAAAGTCATCCTTAGAGACCCTCTCCAAGACACCAAAGAAAACT CCCAAGCCTAAGATGCCACGCAATGCCACTCCCCAGATCTGCCGCCGAAACGTCGCTGCCCAGGGGCCGGCCACCGTGCTAGAGGAGGCGCGGCTGAG TCTGCACGTTTCTGCTGTACCTGACTCTCTTCCCTGCCGGGAAAAGGAATTCCAAGATATCTACAACTTTGTGGAAAGCAAACTCCTTGACCATACTGGAGG GTGCATGTATATCTCCGGGGTACCTGGGACAGGGAAGACTGCCACTGTGCACGAGGTGATCCACTACCTGCAGCGGGCGGCCCAAGCAAaggctcttcctccctttcaatACATTGAAGTCAATGGCATGAAGCTGACAGAGCCCCACCAAGTCTATGTGCAAATCTTGCAG AAGATGACAGGCCAAAAGGCAACAGCTAACCATGCGGTAGAAGTGCTGGCAAAGCGATTTTGCACTCAAGGGTCCTCTCAGGAAACCACTGTGCTGCTTGTGGATGAG CTCGACCTTCTGTGGACTCAGAAGCAAGATGTAATGTACAATCTCTTTGACTGGCCCACTCACAAGGAAGCCCGGCTTGTGGTCCTGGCCATTGCCAATACCATGGACCTGCCAGAGCGCATCATGATGAACCGGGTATCAAGCCGACTG GGTCTCACCAGGATGTCCTTCCAGCCCTACACTTACAGGCAGTTGCAGCAGATCCTAGTGTCCCGACTCCAACATTTAAAAGCCTTTGAGGATGATGCCATCCAGTTGGTGGCCAGGAAG GTAGCAGCCCTCTCTGGGGATGCACGGCGCTGCCTGGACATTTGTAGGCGTGCCACGGAGATCTGTGAACTCTCCTGCCAGAAGCCTGGCTCCCCTGGCGTGGTCACTGTAGCCCACTTGCTGGAAGCAGTCGATGAGATGTTTTCGTCGTCCTACATCACTGCCATCAA aaattcCTCTGTTATGGAAAAGAGCTTCCTGAGAGCAATCCTCGCAGAGTTTCATCGATCAGGACTGGAAGAAGCAACATTTCAACAG gtttACAGGCAACATGTGGAACTGTGCAGGATGGAGGGACTCCCATACCCCACCATGTCAGAGACCATGGCAGTGTGCTCTCACCTGGGCTCCTGCCGCCTCCTCCTGGTGGAGCCCAGCAGGAACGACATGCTCCTTCGTCTGCGGCTCAACGTCAGCCAGGGTGATGTGCTGTATGCACTGAAGGACGAGTGA
- the ORC1 gene encoding origin recognition complex subunit 1 isoform X2, producing the protein MAHYFTRLKTRQTYSWVGSPVLDQKLHYRNYKEMSVTSRGCSTKIHIQVGQFVLIEGDDDENPYVAKLIELFEDDSESPFSKRARVQWLIRFCEIPVGKQHLLGRKPDTQEIFWYDCPVCDSNIDAEAIISPVQVVSLAPDEVLPMDLKNEKTLFVKLSWNEKNFRPLTPELFAELDKLQEGSFRCQKPVEAKTHGTESPSWTTTEHVLKRIESRHSTSKSHQIPTHHVTPRARKKLELGSFPVIPDPGTSQQTSSLGSPRRPKWKVAPEITSPSKRSQREALQTSSRALKAPEKTGESQCSYANENKKPSRGCHMNLRAQVAALKTTELSEERRLSPVSGGERSSVVPCVVLKPERIRKRKAETPEAQDEAPSIPHRTRRKSFLLTLNRIKQQLRFLGNSKNDEDEEFLSETEISDSNTVEEEALTPPLPRRTCSYVSRNLHSSTKSSLETLSKTPKKTPKPKMPRNATPQICRRNVAAQGPATVLEEARLSLHVSAVPDSLPCREKEFQDIYNFVESKLLDHTGGCMYISGVPGTGKTATVHEVIHYLQRAAQAKALPPFQYIEVNGMKLTEPHQVYVQILQKMTGQKATANHAVEVLAKRFCTQGSSQETTVLLVDELDLLWTQKQDVMYNLFDWPTHKEARLVVLAIANTMDLPERIMMNRVSSRLGLTRMSFQPYTYRQLQQILVSRLQHLKAFEDDAIQLVARKVYRQHVELCRMEGLPYPTMSETMAVCSHLGSCRLLLVEPSRNDMLLRLRLNVSQGDVLYALKDE; encoded by the exons ATGGCACATTACTTCACAAGGCTGAAGACCAGACAAACTTACTCATGGGTTGGAAGCCCGGTGTTGGATCAAAAACTACACTACCGAAACTACAA AGAAATGAGTGTGACATCAAGAGGTTGTTCGACTAAGATTCACATCCAAGTGGGACAGTTCGTGTTGATTGAAGGGGATGATGATGAAAATCCGTATGTTGCTAAATTGATTGAGCTGTTTGAAGATG ATTCTGAATCTCCTTTCAGTAAGCGTGCTCGAGTACAGTGGCTTATCCGATTCTGTGAAATCCCTGTTGGTAAACAGCATTTGCTGGGTCGGAAGCCTGATACACAGGAGATATTCTGGTATGACTGCCCTGTCTGTGACAGCAACATTGATGCTGAGGCCATCATCAGCCCTGTGCAG GTAGTATCTTTAGCCCCTGATGAAGTATTACCTATGGAtctgaaaaatgagaagacaCTCTTTGTAAAACTGTCTTGGAATGAAAAGAACTTCAGACCATTAACCCCAGAGCTGTTTGCGGAGTTGGATAAGCTGCAAGAAGGCAGTTTTAGATGCCAGAAGCCCGTTGAAGCCAAAACTCATGGCACAGAAAGCCCTTCTTGGACCACAACAGAGCATGTGCTCAAAAGGATTGAATCAAGGCACTCCACCTCCAAATCCCATCAAATTCCTACCCATCATGTTACCCCAAGGGCAAGGAAGAAGCTAGAGCTTGGCA GTTTCCCTGTGATACCTGACCCTGGGACTTCCCAGCAGACTTCATCTTTGGGTTCTCCCAGAAGACCTAAATGGAAAGTGGCCCCTGAGATCACCTCACCTTCTAAGAGGTCTCAGCGCGAGGCACTTCAGACCTCATCTCGAGCTCTGAAAGCCCCAGAGAAAACTGGGGAGAGTCAATGCTCTTATGCTAATGAGAACAAGAAGCCTTCACGTGGATGTCACATGAATCTGAGAGCCCAAGTTGCAGCTTTGAAAACCACAGAGTTAAGTGAGGAAAGAAGACTTAGCCCCGTCAGTGGGGGAGAGAGGTCCTCGGTGGTGCCCTGTGTGGTTCTGAAACCAGAAAGGATCAGAAAGAG GAAGGCAGAAACCCCAGAAGCTCAGGACGAAGCTCCCTCTATTCCCCATCGTACCCGCAGAAAGAGTTTTCTCTTGACTTTGAATCGGATCAAGCAGCAGCTTCG GTTTTTAGGTAATAGTAAAAATGACGAAGATGAAGAGTTTCTGTCGGAAACAGAGATTTCAGACTCAAACACTGTGGAGGAAGAGGCTTTGACACCACCCCTTCCAAGGAGAACATGCAGTTATGTGTCCAGAAATCTACACTCTTCCACAAAGTCATCCTTAGAGACCCTCTCCAAGACACCAAAGAAAACT CCCAAGCCTAAGATGCCACGCAATGCCACTCCCCAGATCTGCCGCCGAAACGTCGCTGCCCAGGGGCCGGCCACCGTGCTAGAGGAGGCGCGGCTGAG TCTGCACGTTTCTGCTGTACCTGACTCTCTTCCCTGCCGGGAAAAGGAATTCCAAGATATCTACAACTTTGTGGAAAGCAAACTCCTTGACCATACTGGAGG GTGCATGTATATCTCCGGGGTACCTGGGACAGGGAAGACTGCCACTGTGCACGAGGTGATCCACTACCTGCAGCGGGCGGCCCAAGCAAaggctcttcctccctttcaatACATTGAAGTCAATGGCATGAAGCTGACAGAGCCCCACCAAGTCTATGTGCAAATCTTGCAG AAGATGACAGGCCAAAAGGCAACAGCTAACCATGCGGTAGAAGTGCTGGCAAAGCGATTTTGCACTCAAGGGTCCTCTCAGGAAACCACTGTGCTGCTTGTGGATGAG CTCGACCTTCTGTGGACTCAGAAGCAAGATGTAATGTACAATCTCTTTGACTGGCCCACTCACAAGGAAGCCCGGCTTGTGGTCCTGGCCATTGCCAATACCATGGACCTGCCAGAGCGCATCATGATGAACCGGGTATCAAGCCGACTG GGTCTCACCAGGATGTCCTTCCAGCCCTACACTTACAGGCAGTTGCAGCAGATCCTAGTGTCCCGACTCCAACATTTAAAAGCCTTTGAGGATGATGCCATCCAGTTGGTGGCCAGGAAG gtttACAGGCAACATGTGGAACTGTGCAGGATGGAGGGACTCCCATACCCCACCATGTCAGAGACCATGGCAGTGTGCTCTCACCTGGGCTCCTGCCGCCTCCTCCTGGTGGAGCCCAGCAGGAACGACATGCTCCTTCGTCTGCGGCTCAACGTCAGCCAGGGTGATGTGCTGTATGCACTGAAGGACGAGTGA